The Gilliamella apicola genome window below encodes:
- a CDS encoding Acb2/Tad1 domain-containing protein: MKSLTYGQKLVDINFNPAELESVGICKKNIATAIDQLNDLRKKTESPETKRLCSIAITELQGAQMWSIKALTWSDTNL; this comes from the coding sequence ATGAAATCACTAACATACGGACAAAAATTAGTAGATATAAATTTTAACCCGGCTGAGTTAGAGTCGGTTGGTATTTGTAAAAAAAATATTGCTACCGCCATCGACCAGTTGAATGATTTGCGAAAAAAAACAGAATCGCCTGAGACAAAGCGGCTATGCTCTATTGCTATTACAGAATTGCAAGGCGCGCAAATGTGGTCAATAAAAGCGCTTACTTGGTCAGATACCAATTTATAG
- the lysC gene encoding Rz1-like lysis system protein LysC has product MPIAVSNSLYNRAKNLLQSTAIPTNLLNDCTPRLPPKSMTFGDSVRYNEHLLNVIEMCNRDKRAIRLINQ; this is encoded by the coding sequence GTGCCTATTGCTGTGTCTAACAGCCTGTACAACCGAGCGAAAAATTTACTTCAATCAACCGCGATACCTACAAATCTATTAAATGACTGCACGCCTCGTTTACCTCCTAAATCAATGACGTTCGGTGATAGCGTCAGATACAACGAACACCTATTAAATGTTATTGAAATGTGTAATAGGGATAAAAGAGCGATTAGATTAATTAATCAATAA